The stretch of DNA CTGCCTTCTGGGCCTCTGCCAATGGCAGGCACGCAGTAGTAGCAGGCTGCCGCTGATCTTCTTGCGTCGATCGGGTGGGCCACGGCCCCATCGTCGGGACCAACTTCTTCATTGTCTGCTCTCCCATCTCTACTGCACAATATTCTGTAGCATAATATAATTATATTGTaaactaattagatttaatagatacATCGTGTAAATTACCTTCCAtctatgtaattaattttataattagactatattaatacttctaattgatATTAAAATTCCAGTGGATGACTACCACCCCAGATCTCTAGTGCGTATTGTGTGTCTGTACTTGGCAAGCTGAAGATGACaatagaaagaaagaaagaaaggaaggaaaaaatGACCTCTAATCTTACTCTTTCAGCAATTAGCAACACAGGAGGTGGTTTTGCCTTAGGGGATATTTGGATGGGGTGCATATGTTTGAtaccaattagaagtattaaatataaattaattataaaattaattgcataaatggagattaATTAGCGAGACGAATCCATCAAACCTAACTAGCTCATAATCTGATAATATTGCGCTATAGTAAATATGCTAATGttggattaattaggtttaatagattcatctcgtgaattaatcTCCATTTGCACAACTAATTTTATAGCTAGCATATATTTAGTTTTTCTAATTAGCATCAAACATCTAATGTGATCTATACTAAAATTACTGCATGAATCCAAACAGTCGCTTGATATCTCGGCTGCGTGGCCGGCGGCCGCACACGGCACACCCCTCAGCTGCTTGCCCTGCAGCGTCAGCGAATTGGCTGGTCTTCTCCGGGCTGTACGCCTCGCCATGCTGCATTTGTTTCTGATCCACCACCACCGCATGCTGGCGTCAGCCGTGCGTACCGTTCGAAACCGTCGTCGTCGGGCCAGGAGGCATTCACACTTCTGCCAAAAGAgcccacaacccgacatcccgcTTGTTGTGTGTGAACACCACACCGATCACAGGGCGGTGGCAAACAGTAGTACTTGCCTGCTGCTGGCACCTTGTCCCCCGGCGACCACAAAGGCAGCCACGATTTTACTGATTCGATTTTAGATCCAGCGTCGTATGCTACACGTTCGATTCTTCCCATCTCGGGGAGCTCCGCAAGCGCAAATCACCTGCTGACTGGCCTCTCCGCGATGAACAGAAAGCCAGGCCAGACGGAGTACCGTACTAGATGAGGAATAGCATAATGCAGGATGGTGTACGTCCTCACCGTGGCTAAATTGTTTTAGCTGATTCAGGCTATCGTTCAACACTTCAATTCGTTGTTGACGTATCCGGTTGGAATCTAATATATGTGGTGTCTTTGTCTCTCTTCTCTGAATTGTGAATGTTTGGTTCAGTTTCAGATTGGTTCGAGCATGGTAGCCCAAATCTAGGCCAACCATTGTTATTTCATCTCGCTGAATTCATCAAATTCTTCTTCATGATCAATTACCCAGCAACTGTGTTCCATCTTATTTGAGATACTGCTCAGTTCATGGTGGACTCAGCCGCTTTGGAACTGAACTGAACTGAACTGAACATGTGTTTTCTTTCCTAAGTTAACTCCTGTTCAGGTTCCTTACTTTTCAGTTTTAGTTTAACCAGAACACGGTTGTCCCAATCAAATGTGCTTACGCTCGGAAGCTGGAACTGAAAACGTTGTGAGTTTAATACTTCAGTTTAATTTGCATCGCCTGTGTTCTCTTCATGAGGAATGGTTGAAGTAATCCAGTTCAAGAGCTGTCATGCGAACGAATAGTTGAGTTCTTTCTTTTTCATGACGCTGAATTTGTTCGTGCTGATTTACGAATGTACTTGTACTCTAGCAAGCATTTTTGATGGGTTGTCCACTttagaaaaggagaaggaaacagacaagaaaaataaattttatcagcCCACCTGGCCAGGCGGCAGGGAAACCCTAGCCGCTGCCACCGTCATCCACCCCTCCCCTGCCCTCACCGCCGCCGGAAGCCTTCGCGGCTCCCTAAGATGGCGGCAGTGAGGCTCTCGCCTAGGAGGGTTGCGAGCGCCCTATGTGGGGAGGGAGctcggcgggcgggcgcggcggaagTTGCGCGTGGGGACGCGGGGAGGCTGCTGCTAGGGGCGCGGCACTCGGCGGCCCGGACGACGCTGCAGCTTGGCGGCGTGAGTCAATCCGGTGGGGGCGCGGGTGGCTCCTGCTCCCCTTCCCTGGATCCAACCCtcccgcggctgcggccgctgcTGCCCATGCAGATCCGGCCAGGATCCATCCACCGACAGCTggtggcagtggcggcggcagcgtgtgacaccctgaaaatttaccgaattaaatcgcgcgctagagtgtttcaattaaaaaccactcgtcgtcgaaaccctagccctaacctcttctgaccgacactaaaccttatcgccgtcccatcccgcgccgctcggaggcctgccggccgcgcgcgagcatccgccgcgattagcgccggcgcaattCCTCTCACGCGCAGCGCGAGAacctcgcgcgcgcgtggccacggccgccgccgcgatcggcgccaacgcgcctctctttctctctctctccccttttccctttttatccctcccatttctttcttttttcccaatctctctctttctttcccttcttttcttccctttttcctttttccttccttctttcttttccctcctcccttctcctcccttctcctggacgccgcccggcccctggcttcccgagccacgccgccctccccccccccgcgcgcgcgcgcacgcccccaggcacgcgcaacgcgtgaccGCACGACGCGCCGTGCCCCTGGCCCGCGTTTcaccgcgccgtgcgcgcccgCGCGTGCTCGCCCCTGAACGCGGCCGCGCCACCCGtcgtccgccgcgccgcccgccgctgttccctgccgcaccccgcgcgcgcgcccgccctgtgctcgcacagctccTTCCCCACGTGCCCTGCGACGCCTCGacgccctcgccgcacgccgcgtcgcgacgacagCAAGCGGCCGAggtgccattaatggcgccccgcaccggccaccgccgcgaccacccctccaccgcctcccccgGGCTATAAATAGGGCCCCCGCGTAGCCCCGACGACCACCAACGCCCTAGCCACCGCGCGCCTCCCTCCCCAAgcttgccgcgccgccgccgcccgcagctccaccgccgcccgctgccctccgtcgccccgcccccTCGTCGCGTCCCGAGCCAAAGTGAGTAGGGGAATCAAGTCCCcttgcctccctctcccttttcccctcaacCCCGGACCGCCCccgggccctggccggccggcgagagaccgccgccgccgcccctgtcccctcctctgttcggtcacgggagagaggaggaagaacaggGCAAATTGCCCAATAACCCCCTCCTTTTTCCTGTGTTCCCCAAGAGACCCCCCCCCCTTCACTCTAATACCCATAAAACACCCCTATTCActccctttcgcaaaagaaacctcgttcTTTTTGAtatttcaaaatgaaccctccattacataaacttAGATACGCTCGACACCCTTTTGCataccctgaatatttctagggttcgcaaataagcccctaccctcttTAGATAATCACGAACAAGCCCCTaaacccctgtttaaccccccgAACCCGTttcaactcgtcattttatgcgccaaacgatctccgattgacccgaaactttaccacgccctttctagtatagctCTAACCACGCCACTAAGAAACCACctgaaaatattacccctacctccgtaactaaattatttccgattcaagctcaacgataaaagcttttagttctctcgtttgattgtatgcctgtttgtttgcgtcgtaggacgcggagtgaacgaagaagttcccgactgcgaccaagcaaccgaggaccagttctgcgaccccgaacccgagggacaatgcttcgatcaggacctcccgcaagggtttgacgatggcaagttcaatcccgccctttgatgcatgtttctgtcctagtttttataaacacaacccagtggcctgtttttataaaattgcatggttttgcttgctgaaaacatggtaggatagccacccttgtttgtgataaccataccttgaccacctagttttataaagaaatgtgtgcgtgtgggaagggataaaatgtggttttgaaagacgagtcagacgggatggatggcatttctgtgtgaattgccgttggtgtgctcgtacctgtgtggttgagcgtggaagggagatatccatcttgtcacccctaaggactgagttgatgtgtcgtctcacctagcttcctgtcgtgcaaaccacttgaccgttgtatgggcaacggcgtagcctaaccccactagttagtttgatagccatcaggagagctgggagcaacgggtgatcaaggagacgggataagctctgtgtgacttacgccccggttaaacctcggtgttaggtcgaatgaccccttgatagatcccgtggtggctagccaggtctagctaaggtgggtaagggctttgatgggatctgcaccggcactaaggtgttcgtattgtggtaccccacctgtgggtaaagttgcacacctctgcagagttaaaatctattcgaatagccgcgcccacggtattgggcaagttacggtgtggtcacataactagtgcttctctccgggaatgggtgggctggtgtgagttgtttggaaagtgtccggcagtggtgccgtgtgctacggcggacggggagtccggtagcagtttaaaacttggatccgtgtgggtcaacaccgtgtgctctttggtactggaaaacttgttttgaaaatgtttttaaaacgaacccctgcatataatcgagttttccgcaaatgaactataaccttatccttggattatcctgtgcatttgattctgttataccccctccgcgggtgtgattggacttgctgagtacgttcgtactcaccccattcttacttctacagtggaagatcccgactacatttccgaagacgtcgagtagggttccgtcctgcacccagtcttacCTGTGGGCGAGGTCGccgttggaactccgcatggcgcaagactctgatgatcctcttttcgtagctagtgtagtagtgtgggttttggttgtaatcctcgcgatagtggcgcttcactgcccattaccgcgtagagttgtacggtgatgtaccatctgatgtaataaaagtgttatcagcctcctgggactgataaatcaacacttttaagtcttccctgatggggggacgcttcacagcGGCCAGGCGCCAGGGCCGGGGTCGGTGCCCTCTTGGCAGGGGGCGATGCCTAAGGTGGCGGGGGCGCGCGCTTCGTGGCTGCCGAAGAGAGGTTGACAGCGACGGTGGCGGGTGCCAGTGCCGGTAGCTATGGTCGGCAACGGCCTCGATGTGCGGCAGTGTCTTGCGTGCGGTGGAGTCAGGTCCGGCCCGCCCCCATGTACTGCCTGATTGGAGGGGGTGGTGCCGACGCAGCTGTGCGGCTACCACGTGCAGCCGGTGCCTCGTCGCCCCTCTGAAGAGGCTTCCGTGGGGTAGCGGGACGGCGGCGTTGAAGGGGATGGATGGTGAGGGATCCAGCTTCTTGGTCCGACATTCGTGCTAGTGGGGTCTTGGACGAAAGCCTTGTTTGACGACAACACCGGTGGGCGCCGCTTTCTGTGCTGGGGGAGTCGTGTTTCCCCCCTAGCGTTGACATCCAATGGTGAAAGTCCGGTCCTTTTTGGACGTGCAATGGCGGCGCCGTTGGTGTCACTACCTTCTTGAATGCGTCGCATTTGGATTTTGTCATAGCTTCGAGGTCTTCTGGGCGGATGCTCTCACTTCTCGGCGTCTGGTCGAAGCGCGGAAAGCGGGTTTTGCAACGTGAAGTCAAAGCTGTTGTGTCAAGGGCGTGGCTCGGCAGCGATGACACGTGGCGTCTGGCTGACGCGGGGAAGGTGGGTGATGGAAGACAAGGAGACATCATGCTTTTGGAAAAGCTTCCTGCGGCTGTAAGGGCACTTGCAATTAGCCCCTTGATTGATTGGTAAGGATATCTTGATTTAGTACTTAATTTATACCCCTCCATTTATACGACTCTATTTTCTATTTGTCCATATTTATGATTCATAAGTTAGGAAAGAAATATTCATAAGTCAAGTTTGTGCATAAGGAAAGAAATATGCGGGGATCAATTCTCTCCCTTAATTGTGCATGTCTTGATGTTGCAATTAGCCTCTTGATTGATTGATATGGATATCTTTATTTATTTAGTATGGAAAAAATTTATAATCCTTAATTTATGCCCCTCCATTTATACTACTCTATTTCCTATTTGTGCATAAGCAAAGAAATACGCGGGATCAGTTTTCTCCCTTAATTGTGCTCATGAGGGTGCTCCATGCGGCGGATACACCGGGTGGGTACATTAAAGGTTTTGGTGAAAaaagttttagcttttagatggAAATATTTTCCTTCTATCAAGAAATGGGACTTCACCCTATTTCGTCAAACCTTTTGACCCTTTTGGCCTTGAGGCCTATCAAGCAGGATCTCCGTGAGAAGTATGGTGAGCCTAATGTTGATGAAAAATTATTTCAATTGTTTTAACTTATAGTATAGAATAAGTATAGAAAAGGGCCTTTGGGCGTTGAAGTTTCCTATTTTCCCTTTCAGTCAAACGGATCGGCTGTCGGCTTGGAGGAAGGAAAGCGAGAGCCGAGAGAGATGAATCTATCGGCCCCGCCTGGAAGAATAGAACCTTCTTCTCACTACGCCATGAAATCAACTGAAGAAGCCCACCACGGTGCTAGTTCGGCCCAATAATAGATGTATTGGTCTCGTGGAGGCCAATCAATCAATCAGCCCGCTTCTTTGCTGCTGCCTTTGCCTTCTTACAGGTTGCATGCTAAGAAGAAGAAACAAGTACGCACGGGAGGATCAAAGAGAGACAAACAAAAACCTGCCTTGATAAGAATCACAAtgcaaggggaaaaagaaaagaaaacgtAGCTCCCACCAGACTGGTTTGCAAGTTTTGAGATTTCCATAGAGCGctgtaccctgaataacaaggTTCAGGGGAAGGCTTGGTTTACTGAACAGAAAGAGAAGATTTTTGCAAAGTAATGTATACAACGCTTCTTGTTTTTTTTTAATTCAAAAACAGGTGAAGAGCTTGCTGTTTGGCAGAAACATGACTTGAACATTACTGTTTCTCACCAATTTCCTCAGCATTTTGGATTCTGGAAGATACTAAGTTCATGTTCAGCACATTAGATATTGTATGTGTAACAGAGTAATTTCactcgagaaaaaaaaaagaacttccCATCTGCTTGTCCCAGCAGATGTACATTGGAAAACAGATACATGGCAATAGAGACAAGGAACAAAGGTGCCCAGACCAATCATAGGCAAAGTGTAACAGCCACTGCGTATCCAGTGGTCAGCTGAGAGCATGCCTTTCCGGCTCCCTCCATTCAATTGCAACAAACAAAGCAGAGCTCAAAACAAACGGTCATAGGCCACTCACTAACTTCATATCTTTCATGCCAGAAACATTATCTTACATAAAGATGACGACACAGGGTGCTAAACTAGAGATGCAGTTCGATGAACCCACAAGGCGTTAACATGTCCGAAAATTTGATTCATGTGAATGCACAGACTAACAACTACACCGCCCGAATAATTCCTTCACCTAATAGACTAGTAATAGATGATATTACCCAGCATCAAAGCTGATGAACCTGTGAGCACATTATGGCTCGGTTGACTGGCTGACGCCTTCCCCGGTGCAAAAAGCAGTATTAACTGACATGAACAAGATAACCAGCGAAGACACCATTTATGCCCTGACAGCCTAAAGATATCCCTACTCGCGCTCGATCTGAATGGTCACATGGCTGATGTTGTACTCTGTCTTGATGTATCCGATCACCTTGTCAAGGATCTGATCAGCGTCGGCTTCCCTTGCTATTGTCACATGGCATGCTAGGAGCACCTTCCCAACTGTGATGGCCCAGATATGAAGCTCGTGGACAGCAACCACACCATCCATCTCGCAGAGCCCCATCTCGAGCCTGGTGGCATCAATCTCACGGGGAGTGCTCTCCATCAGTACTTCAAGTATGTTGCGCAGCATCCTGATTGTGGTGAACAGTACAATCACAGAGAAGATGAGGGTGCAGATGAGATCGATGATCTTCCACTCAGGCTTGTACCAGATGATAGCCCCACCAATCATTACCCCAACACTCTGGATCGAATCTCCAAGCACGTGAAGATAAGCACTGTGTACATTGATATTGCGGCGTGGTTTCTTAGCAGATTTGGCAGCAGATTGGGTACCCTCACAGCTGGCTTCATGCTTAAGCAATGGTTCCTCAGCATCATGATGTTGTCCAGTGcttgggtggtggtggtgatgagTTGTGACAGTAATAGAACTTCCATGGCTGTGCTCGTGGCGATGCACATGGCCCTGCTCTTGTTCTTCATGGTGTGAATGGTCATCATCTGAATCACCATGGCTATGATCATGCGAATGTCCATGGCCATGACCATGGCTGTGGCCATGGCCG from Panicum hallii strain FIL2 chromosome 3, PHallii_v3.1, whole genome shotgun sequence encodes:
- the LOC112885803 gene encoding metal tolerance protein 1; translated protein: MESHNSSHPQITEVKMDISPSASGAAGNKICRGAACDFSDSSNSSKDAKERSASMRKLIIAVILCIIFMTVEVVGGIKANSLAILTDAAHLLSDVAAFAISLFSLWAAGWEATPQQSYGFFRIEILGALVSIQLIWLLAGILVYEAIVRLINESGEVQGSLMFAVSAFGLFVNIIMAVLLGHDHGHGHGHSHGHGHGHSHDHSHGDSDDDHSHHEEQEQGHVHRHEHSHGSSITVTTHHHHHPSTGQHHDAEEPLLKHEASCEGTQSAAKSAKKPRRNINVHSAYLHVLGDSIQSVGVMIGGAIIWYKPEWKIIDLICTLIFSVIVLFTTIRMLRNILEVLMESTPREIDATRLEMGLCEMDGVVAVHELHIWAITVGKVLLACHVTIAREADADQILDKVIGYIKTEYNISHVTIQIERE